Sequence from the Microbacterium sp. 1.5R genome:
AGGTCAGCGATCTCGACCGCGAGCTCTCGGCGCCCCCTCCCGCTCGCATCGAGCGACCACCAACGGTCCTGGCCGTCGATGAGTTGCCCTGCTCGCACCTCCCAGAACTCTCCTATGCGCCCGTATCCGACGTTCGGCGACGGCTTCGCCGGATAGTTTCGCTCCGCGCGCACCTGGTTCCAGAAGGCTTTCGGGATCACCTGCGCGTTGATCGTCAACCTCGACCGACTGCTCGTACTCGCAGTCGACGTCTGAATACCGACCTGAGCGAACCAGTCGGCATCGGGGAACACGAACGTCCGCTCCGTACCTCGAAATCCCGCCGCCCGCAGAATCGGCGCGACATCTTCTCGCAGCATCGAACGCAGCTGCTCTTGCGCAGTAACCATCGCTGAGGTCACGACTCAAATCAGACGAGGCTCTTGGTGTGCCAGACG
This genomic interval carries:
- a CDS encoding DUF4304 domain-containing protein, producing MTSAMVTAQEQLRSMLREDVAPILRAAGFRGTERTFVFPDADWFAQVGIQTSTASTSSRSRLTINAQVIPKAFWNQVRAERNYPAKPSPNVGYGRIGEFWEVRAGQLIDGQDRWWSLDASGRGRRELAVEIADLIVDVVLPAMQLCMATGDLTEPGNT